A genomic region of Trifolium pratense cultivar HEN17-A07 linkage group LG3, ARS_RC_1.1, whole genome shotgun sequence contains the following coding sequences:
- the LOC123914943 gene encoding muscle M-line assembly protein unc-89-like yields MSQSSGSAQIKNKIADTVKTRSKSKKEGTTVVVDAMPLSSIPATTSKKKKSAKSSKKVSESSPSIKSDSIKSKKKKPQSPVKRGLSMSDLYLSKNFSETANVESHDVASGKNANVESSVKSVSDKVNQENPTVEENPSSVETLGKTQNIAENVGMTNHPSVPENMTVPTNVITDVTEKSQEKAVVTDAPTGDEPSSIPTDAEKDVEASKGGSSPHANTATGSFGSRSNTEASTEEEVNKESTPEDVADSEPENEAGEDSEKTTNEEQDIVDVDEVPSEEDLQPPPTQKGIGRRLRSRTTTPAPAVTTTPVVTKNSKDTTLKPVKYGPKKGWSKPIPPPEKNKGVLKRKSAPSSDSEFAAEKDASSIKPPAKKAMSAKKAMPQFVTPDIEDFPCSCYEKLVREFVVNIPIGCDNPLDKEFQKVFVRGKCVTFSPSVINRFLGNSDEPHPDIDVSDNVVCRTITADKVKTWPKKKKVPAVKLTQKYAILNRIASVNWVPTTHASDIATNLGKLIYMIGTGTKFNAGLYIFNQVVQHAKTSVTKQPIAFPTLICDIILSQHPNIRHEDESAKKRATPLAIHQKLFSKQHAPDIAGPSNAAADIPMTRKEMIAMLEANCKELD; encoded by the exons ATGTCTCAATCTTCCGGTTCCGCtcagatcaaaaacaaaattgctgaTACGGTGAAAACGAGATCAAAGTCTAAGAAGGAAGGAACAACTGTTGTGGTAGATGCGATGCCTTTATCAAGTATTCCTGCAACTActtctaagaagaagaaatctgcaAAATCGTCTAAGAAAGTAAGTGAATCGTCTCCCTCTATTAAGTCTGATTCTATTAagtctaagaagaagaaaccccAATCTCCTGTAAAAAGGGGTTTAAGCATGTCTGATCTGTACTTAAGTAAGAACTTTTCTGAAACGGCGAATGTGGAATCGCATGATGTTGCCTCCGGCAAAAATGCGAATGTTGAATCGTCTGTTAAGTCTGTGTCTGACAAAGTGAATCAAGAAAACCCTACTGTAGAGGAAAACCCTAGTTCTGTTGAAACCCTaggaaaaacccaaaatattgCTGAGAATGTTGGTATGACCAATCATCCGAGTGTTCCTGAGAATATGACAGTTCCCACGAATGTCATAACTGATGTTACTGAAAAATCTCAAGAAAAGGCTGTTGTAACCGATGCTCCAACCGGTGATGAACCATCCTCTATACCAACTGATGCTGAGAAGGATGTTGAAGCATCCAAAGGAGGATCTAGCCCACATGCTAACACTGCCACTGGGTCGTTTGGCAGTAGATCTAATACTGAAGCTTCCACTGAAGAGGAAGTAAACAAAGAAAGTACCCCTGAGGATGTGGCTGATTCTGAGCCAGAGAATGAAGCTGGTGAGGACTCTGAGAAAACCACAAATGAAGAACAGGACATAGTGGATGTTGATGAAGTCCCCTCTGAAGAAGATCTGCAACCTCCACCTACTCAGAAAGGAATTGGGAGAAGACTGAGAAGCAGGACCACTACACCTGCACCTGCTGTTACCACTACCCCTGTTGTCACCAAGAACTCAAAGGACACTACTCTGAAGCCTGTCAAGTATGGTCCTAAGAAAGGATGGAGCAAGCCTATACCTCCTCCTGAAAAGAATAAGGGTGTGCTGAAAAGGAAGAGTGCACCTTCAAGTGACTCTGAATTTGCAGCTGAAAAGGATGCCTCAAGCATCAAGCCTCCTGCTAAGAAGGCTATGTCTGCTAAGAAAGCCATGCCTCAATTTGTTACTCCTGACATTGAAGACTTTCCTT GCTCCTGCTATGAAAAGCTGGTTAGGGAGTTTGTTGTCAACATTCCTATAGGTTGTGACAATCCCTTGGATAAGGAGTTTCAGAAAGTCTTTGTTCGAGGAAAATGTGTTACTTTCTCCCCAAGTGTGATAAACAGGTTCCTGGGTAACTCTGATGAGCCACACCCTGATATAGATGTGTCTGATAATGTGGTCTGCAGAACCATCACAGCTGATAAAGTGAAAACCTGGCCCAAGAAGAAGAAGGTACCAGCTGTCAAGCTAACCCAAAAGTATGCCATCTTGAATCGCATTGCTTCTGTCAACTGGGTCCCTACCACACATGCATCCGACATtgcaacaaatctgggtaagctcatttatatgattggtACTGGTACTAAGTTTAATGCTggtctatatattttcaatcaagttgtgCAGCATGCCAAGACCTCTGTCACCAAGCAACCCATTGCATTTCCAACCCTAATCTGTGACATCATCTTGTCCCAACATCCGAATATAAGGCATGAGGATGAGTCTGCTAAGAAAAGGGCAACTCCTCTGGCCATTCATCAGAAGCTGTTCAGTAAACAGCATGCTCCAGATATTGCTGGACCATCAAATGCTGCTGCTGACATTCCTATGACAAGGAAGGAGATGATTGCTATGCTGGAAGCAAACTGTAAAGAGCTAGATTAA